Proteins encoded in a region of the Sugiyamaella lignohabitans strain CBS 10342 chromosome B, complete sequence genome:
- the OPT1 gene encoding oligopeptide transporter OPT1 (Proton-coupled oligopeptide transporter of the plasma membrane; also transports glutathione and phytochelatin; member of the OPT family; GO_component: GO:0016021 - integral component of membrane [Evidence IEA]; GO_component: GO:0016021 - integral component of membrane [Evidence ISM] [PMID 12192589]; GO_component: GO:0005887 - integral component of plasma membrane [Evidence IMP,ISS] [PMID 10788431]; GO_component: GO:0005887 - integral component of plasma membrane [Evidence IDA] [PMID 19496824]; GO_component: GO:0016020 - membrane [Evidence IEA]; GO_component: GO:0005886 - plasma membrane [Evidence IEA,IEA]; GO_function: GO:0015198 - oligopeptide transporter activity [Evidence IMP] [PMID 10652283]; GO_function: GO:0005427 - proton-dependent oligopeptide secondary active transmembrane transporter activity [Evidence IDA] [PMID 16149917]; GO_process: GO:0006857 - oligopeptide transport [Evidence IDA] [PMID 16149917]; GO_process: GO:0015833 - peptide transport [Evidence IEA]; GO_process: GO:0015031 - protein transport [Evidence IEA]; GO_process: GO:0006790 - sulfur compound metabolic process [Evidence IEP] [PMID 11862495]; GO_process: GO:0055085 - transmembrane transport [Evidence IEA]; GO_process: GO:0006810 - transport [Evidence IEA]), with product MIGGYIHPGNPVANMYFTLYGYNSVQQAFAMLQDLKQGQYVKLSPRSTFAAQILGSIIGSIFNYIMMENIVDNQADILRSIEGTAIWSGQNVQQYNTQGITWGALAKHMYSAGSRYEWVNFSLALGFALPLPFYFGDKLFPKLGLRNINVPILVWYIGWLCVGVNSSITSYFIVAFGSQWYLRVYHPNLFKKYNYILAAGLTGGAQVMVFILSFAVAGASGAGHNFPSWWGNHLSTDTASYNFDRCYFND from the coding sequence ATGATTGGTGGATACATTCATCCTGGTAACCCAGTCGCTAACATGTACTTCACCCTCTACGGTTATAACTCTGTTCAACAGGCATTCGCCATGTTGCAAGATTTGAAGCAAGGTCAATACGTCAAGCTCTCGCCTAGATCTACTTTTGCTGCTCAAATTTTGGGTAGTATTATTGGCTCGATTTTCAACTACATCATGATGGAAAATATTGTTGACAACCAAGCTGACATTTTGAGATCTATTGAAGGTACTGCTATCTGGTCCGGTCAAAATGTTCAACAATACAACACTCAAGGTATTACCTGGGGTGCCCTTGCCAAGCACATGTATAGTGCTGGTTCACGTTACGAGTGGGTAAACTTTTCTTTGGCTCTTGGATTTGCTCTCCCATTGCCCTTCTACTTTGGCGACAAACTATTCCCCAAGCTTGGTTTGAGAAATATTAATGTTCctattttggtttggtaCATCGGATGGCTCTGTGTTGGTGTTAACTCATCCATTACTTCTTATTTCATTGTTGCTTTCGGAAGTCAATGGTACTTGAGAGTCTACCACCCCAACTTGTTCAAGAAGTACAACTATattcttgctgctggtttgaCTGGTGGTGCTCAAGTTATGGTTTTCATTCTTTCCTtcgctgttgctggtgccagtggtgctggtcaCAACTTCCCCTCTTGGTGGGGCAACCACCTTAGTACTGATACCGCCAGTTACAATTTCGACCGTTGTTATTTCAACGATTAA